In Hydra vulgaris chromosome 06, alternate assembly HydraT2T_AEP, a genomic segment contains:
- the LOC136081824 gene encoding 52 kDa repressor of the inhibitor of the protein kinase-like has translation MDLLLSNANKAKHLPNITTYKVKLRNNLKDLNSKFPVVNKDLLSLRNSELEAFIPMQKENEDYIVLKSMENGNCLYNSAALLINSSDKTHEILRLLTSVELFEKATFYSRYPIILNQVESKSFSSLSSVFMACVSFESSDSFTELNDINISELIKKEAYNNCRNNKFASFLCLIALSTVLNKQIRSVYPEFGLEKYKKLFNVSIYPRGDHKTNKEILSILWCNTDCRSISKDKDMWSPNHFVPIVKREVLCLKKFVKSDLKRGSCSVLPSVLSHSSVTTKVLNLSCQPPKNPFSNKKSLVHTHIKFCIDNETKIVDVSIDITPNPILVNCIPCTSDQPSSLPFYDVSTYYERGRHLSAGKDDSMLLDLVNKIFIPNLSFVFPVTSEKKKQSFLHKWLLEYSWLAYSQIEDGAYCLPCTLLGSRIPNNTTIINFIQKPFKIWGNATRAYMDHNNNCRLHEMSMHCLNMLQSRSNSKKNLIEVDIDNLRKKLIISNRNKLIPIIKTIIFLGRNDIAFRGHRDDSKYHPQIGETCKDNIGIGNFVELLNFRIEAGDKVLEHHIRSAPKNATYISKTAQNELIECCGKTIEEVLIKKIKKSDYFSILCDGASDCSNVEQLSLVIRYIDCDNVICEDFLRFIECKSGTTGLCLAQNIIYAIDDLGLDIQKCRGQGYDGAGAMSGKLKGISSRIKLINSKAIFVHCACHKLNLVISKSCNVQSVRNALDQIKDISYFFNLSPKRASCLNKFIFPGQAKLIDTCRTRCVQKLKGLDVFFDNYISVFHSMKEMAYNEGKSYNIDTSSKASCFLNLMTNFSFIVSLVLTKRIMDYFYAITVVLQTKAFDISQQCNEINCLKTQILDLKKNIDVYHNEWYLIALDLAKTLDVSEVKPRLCGRQVYRDNYPSDTVSDYFKYSITSPLLDHLINELEDRFDEGEMIVYKGLSGIPATVVKKNKEKCFWKSDFMEFLHFYISDMPHPTSIHAELDLWETFWNNQSVIPSTISETLKSIDMRGFPNIREGFLIMGTIPITTCECERSISVIRRLKTYMRSRMTESRFNSFALMSIHQEIIPDVERVLNIFSVLGERRLELVFT, from the exons atgGATTTGTTGCTATCCAATGCCAATAAAGCCAAGCATTTGCCTAATATTACGACTTACAAAGTAAAGCTTCGTAATAATCTCAAAGATTTAAATTCAAAGTTTCCTGTTGTAAACAAAGATCTTCTTTCTTTAAGAAATTCTGAactggaagcttttattcccatgcaaaaagaaaatgaagactatattgttttaaa GTCAATGGAAAATGGTAACTGTCTTTACAACTCTGctgctttattaataaattcatcaGATAAAACACATGAAATTCTTCGACTATTAACTTCTGTTGAGTTGTTTGAGAAAGCAACCTTTTATTCAAGATACCCAATAATCTTAAACCAAGTggaatctaaaagtttttcttcacTCTCTAGTGTTTTCATGGCATGTGTTTCATTTGAGTCTTCTGATTCTTTTACagaattaaatgatataaatatttctgaacttataaaaaaagaagcctATAACAATTgcagaaacaataaatttgcttcttttctttgtttaattgcATTATCTACAGTGTTAAATAAGCAAATTCGTTCTGTTTATCCTGAATTTggacttgaaaaatataaaaagttatttaatgtgAGTATATACCCACGTGGtgatcataaaacaaataaagaaattctGAGTATTTTATGGTGTAACACTGATTGTCGCTCTATTTCCAAGGATAAAGATATGTGGTCACCAAATCATTTTGTCCCTATTGTGAAAAGAGAAGTTTTATGCTTAAAGAAATTTgtcaaaagtgatttaaaaagagGATCGTGTTCAGTTTTGCCAAGTGTTCTATCGCATTCTTCTGTTACCACTAAGGTTCTTAATTTATCTTGTCAACCTCCTAAAAAtccattttctaataaaaaatcattagttcaTACTCACATAAAGTTTTGCATAGATAATGAAACTAAAATTGTAGATGTAAGTATTGATATTACTCCTAATCCAATCTTAGTTAATTGTATTCCTTGTACATCAGATCAGCCTTCAAGCCTTCCTTTTTATGATGTTTCTACTTACTATGAGCGCGGTAGACATCTATCTGCTGGCAAAGATGATTCAATGTTATTAGatctagttaataaaatatttattcctaacTTGTCTTTTGTTTTTCCTGTTactagtgaaaaaaaaaaacaatcatttttacataaatggcTACTTGAATATTCCTGGTTAGCTTACTCACAGATTGAAGATGGAGCATACTGCCTTCCATGTACACTGTTGGGTAGCAGAATTCCAAACAATACCACAATAATCAACTTTattcaaaaaccttttaaaatatggGGTAATGCAACTCGTGCTTATATGGATCACAATAATAATTGTCGACTTCATGAAATGTCAATGCATTGTCTGAACATGCTGCAATCTAgatctaattcaaaaaaaaatctgattgaaGTTGATATTGATAatctaagaaaaaaacttattataagtaATCGAAATAAATTAATTCCAATTATAAAGACTATTATTTTTCTTGGCCGCAACGATATTGCTTTTCGAGGTCATCGTGATGACAGTAAGTATCATCCACAGATTGGAGAAACATGTAAAGACAACATTGGTATAGGTAACTTtgtagagcttttaaattttcgtATTGAAGCAGGTGATAAAGTTCTTGAGCACCATATTCGTTCTGCTCCTAAAAATGCAACTTATATATCTAAAACCGCACAAAACGAACTTATTGAATGCTGTGGAAAAACAATCGAAGAAGTTctaattaagaaaattaaaaagtcagATTATTTTTCTATCTTGTGTGATGGAGCCTCTGATTGTTCTAATGTTGAACAGCTATCTCTAGTTATAAGATACATTGACTGTGATAATGTTATTTGTGAAGACTTTCTACGGTTTATTGAATGTAAATCTGGTACAACTGGTCTTTGTCTTGCGCAAAACATAATTTATGCAATTGATGATCTTGGTCTTGATATTCAAAAATGTAGAGGTCAAGGATATGATGGTGCTGGGGCAATGTCTGGTAAATTAAAAGGTATTTCATCTAgaattaaacttattaattcaaAGGCTATTTTTGTTCACTGTGCATGccataaacttaatttagttattagtAAATCATGCAATGTTCAGAGTGTTAGAAATGCTCTTGATCAAATCAAagatatatcatatttttttaacttatcaccTAAACGTGCTAGCTGTctcaataaattcatttttcctGGTCAAGCAAAATTAATTGATACATGTCGAACTAGATGTGTTCAGAAACTTAAAGGTCTggatgttttttttgataactacaTATCCGTTTTTCATTCAATGAAAGAAATGGCATACAATGAAGGTAAGAGTTATAATATTGATACTTCTTCAAAagcttcatgttttttaaatcttatgacaaatttttcttttattgtgaGCTTAGTTTTAACAAAACGAATAATGGACTATTTCTATGCCATCACTGTTGTTCTCCAAACTAAAGCATTTGATATATCACAACAgtgtaatgaaataaattgtttaaaaactcaaattttagatttaaaaaaaaatattgatgtctATCATAACGAATGGTACTTAATTGCTCTTGACCTAGCTAAGACTCTTGATGTTTCAGAAGTTAAACCAAGGCTCTGTGGCAGACAAGTTTATAGAGATAATTATCCCTCTGACACAGTTTcagattatttcaaatattctaTCACATCTCCTCTTCTAGATCatttaattaatgaattagAAGATAGATTTGATGAAGGTGAGATGATTGTTTACAAAGGTTTATCTGGTATTCCTGcaactgttgtaaaaaaaaataaagaaaaatgtttttggaaatcagattttatggaatttttgcatttttatatatcggATATGCCTCATCCTACATCAATTCATGCTGAATTAGATTTGTGGGAAACATTTTGGAACAATCAATCTGTGATCCCATCCACTATTTCAGAGACTTTAAAGTCTATTGATATGAGGGGTTTCCCAAACATTAGGGaaggttttttaataatggGAACAATTCCAATTACTACATGTGAATGCGAGAGGAGCATTTCTGTTATACGCAGACTGAAAACTTATATGCGAAGCCGCATGACTGAGTCAAGATTTAATTCTTTTGCTCTGATGTCTATTCATCAAGAAATAATTCCTGATGTAGAaagagttttaaatattttttctgttttaggggAACGACGCTTAGAGTTGGTTTTTacctaa